In Simplicispira sp. 125, one DNA window encodes the following:
- a CDS encoding DUF4124 domain-containing protein: MKGDPLKRSVLKLLVGSVLAGLCAVVAAQNAPANTQSVYTCVDKQGRKLTSDRPIPECIDREQRELGPTGTVRRVIGPTLTDHERAALEVERRKEQEERNRIADERKRERVLLARYPDKASHDAERALALAQVDAVTATATQRIADLHGRRKTLDLEMEFYRKDPAKAPMMLRRQLAENDEEVQEQRRFIAGQDQEKRRIHQRFDEELAQLRKLWATQRPVPALSLPAPSTTAR; the protein is encoded by the coding sequence ATGAAGGGTGATCCATTGAAACGATCGGTGTTGAAGCTGTTGGTGGGTAGCGTGCTGGCAGGCCTGTGTGCGGTGGTGGCCGCCCAGAATGCGCCGGCCAATACCCAAAGCGTTTACACCTGCGTGGACAAGCAGGGCCGCAAACTCACGTCTGACCGCCCCATTCCGGAATGCATCGACCGTGAGCAGCGCGAGCTGGGTCCCACGGGCACCGTGCGCCGCGTCATCGGCCCGACCCTGACCGACCATGAACGTGCCGCGCTGGAGGTCGAGCGCCGCAAGGAGCAGGAAGAACGCAACCGCATTGCCGATGAGCGCAAGCGTGAGCGCGTCCTGCTTGCCCGCTACCCCGACAAGGCCTCCCATGATGCGGAGCGCGCCCTGGCCCTTGCCCAGGTGGATGCAGTGACTGCCACAGCCACCCAGCGTATCGCAGACCTGCACGGCAGGCGCAAGACGCTGGACCTGGAAATGGAGTTTTACCGCAAGGACCCGGCCAAAGCCCCCATGATGCTGCGCCGCCAGTTGGCCGAGAACGATGAAGAAGTGCAGGAGCAGCGCCGCTTCATTGCCGGACAAGACCAGGAAAAGCGCCGTATCCACCAACGCTTTGATGAGGAACTGGCCCAGCTGCGCAAGCTGTGGGCCACTCAGCGTCCCGTGCCGGCGCTGTCCCTGCCCGCGCCCTCCACGACAGCGCGCTAA
- the pyrE gene encoding orotate phosphoribosyltransferase, with amino-acid sequence MVDVGAHTESGDDLAQGFVQFAVESGVLRFGEFKTKAGRLSPYFFNAGLFDDGLKLGRLAEFYAKALLASGIEFDMVFGPAYKGIPLAATVAVELARRGRNVPFAYNRKEAKDHGEGGTLVGAPLRGRVLIIDDVMSAGTAARESIALIQAAGATPHAVAIALDRQEKATENGHDVPHSAVQYVRHQLGLQVCAIATLADLLLYLSDAQGRADMAAHREKVLAYRQQYGVDEG; translated from the coding sequence ATGGTGGATGTTGGCGCGCATACAGAGTCAGGAGACGATCTGGCGCAGGGTTTTGTGCAGTTTGCCGTGGAATCCGGTGTCCTGCGGTTTGGCGAGTTCAAGACCAAGGCAGGCCGCCTCAGTCCTTATTTTTTTAATGCAGGACTTTTCGACGATGGCCTCAAACTCGGCCGCCTCGCAGAATTCTATGCAAAAGCCCTGCTGGCCAGCGGGATCGAGTTCGACATGGTGTTTGGCCCGGCCTACAAGGGCATTCCGCTGGCCGCCACTGTCGCAGTGGAATTGGCACGGCGGGGCCGCAATGTGCCCTTTGCCTACAACCGCAAAGAGGCCAAGGACCACGGCGAAGGGGGTACCCTGGTAGGCGCGCCGCTGCGCGGAAGGGTGCTCATCATCGACGACGTGATGTCTGCCGGTACGGCAGCGCGCGAGTCGATCGCCCTGATCCAGGCGGCGGGGGCCACGCCGCATGCCGTGGCCATTGCGCTGGACCGGCAAGAAAAAGCCACCGAGAATGGGCACGATGTGCCCCACAGTGCGGTGCAGTATGTGCGCCACCAGCTTGGGCTGCAGGTGTGCGCCATCGCCACACTGGCAGACTTATTGCTCTACTTGTCCGATGCGCAGGGCCGTGCCGACATGGCGGCCCACCGCGAAAAGGTGCTGGCCTACCGCCAGCAGTACGGAGTCGATGAAGGGTGA
- a CDS encoding exodeoxyribonuclease III, producing MFRLTSLNLNGIRSATSKGVEQWIADTGPDCICVQEVKAQAADVQDRFEQLAGLQGHFHFAQKKGYSGVGIYTRHEPSEVIAGFDGGEFDAEGRYVELRFDTPARKLSIISAYFPSGSSGEDRQLAKYRFLAAFHPHLMRAKREREFILCGDINIAHQQIDLKNWRSNQKNSGFLPEERAWMTKLLHTTDPEGGLIDVYRQLQPTATDTAYTWWSNRGQAYANNVGWRLDYHLATPALAALARAESIYKGEKFSDHAPLTVDYSFDL from the coding sequence TTGTTCAGATTAACCAGCCTCAATCTCAACGGCATCCGTTCCGCCACCAGCAAGGGCGTGGAGCAATGGATCGCCGACACCGGGCCGGATTGTATTTGTGTGCAGGAGGTCAAGGCACAGGCCGCCGATGTTCAAGACCGATTTGAACAACTGGCGGGCTTGCAGGGCCATTTCCATTTTGCCCAGAAAAAAGGCTACTCAGGCGTCGGGATTTACACCCGGCATGAACCCAGCGAAGTGATCGCCGGATTCGACGGCGGCGAGTTCGACGCCGAGGGCCGCTATGTTGAACTGCGCTTTGACACCCCGGCGCGCAAGCTCTCGATCATCAGCGCCTATTTTCCCAGCGGCTCCTCGGGCGAGGACCGCCAGCTGGCCAAATACCGCTTCCTGGCGGCTTTTCATCCGCACTTGATGCGGGCCAAAAGGGAGCGTGAGTTCATTCTGTGCGGCGACATCAACATCGCCCACCAGCAAATCGACCTGAAAAACTGGCGCAGCAACCAGAAAAACAGCGGCTTCCTGCCGGAAGAACGCGCCTGGATGACAAAGTTGTTGCACACAACTGATCCAGAAGGCGGCCTGATAGACGTTTACCGTCAGTTACAACCCACCGCCACCGACACCGCCTACACCTGGTGGAGCAACCGCGGACAAGCCTACGCCAACAACGTCGGATGGCGGCTGGACTACCACCTGGCCACCCCTGCGCTCGCAGCCCTGGCACGCGCTGAATCCATCTACAAGGGCGAAAAATTCTCCGACCACGCGCCCTTGACCGTGGACTACTCCTTCGATCTCTGA
- a CDS encoding GspE/PulE family protein, translating into MPTPTANGTPSTFFEPRDNESLWKLVTTPHPLVGKARHLGEALVNAEMVAPATLMAGLRAQQGEREQGIKRLIGQILVEQGHLSQDQLREAIASWLGEYVVHPEHLQPDATALALVPRGVAERESVLPLLAREDALVVLMADPYDRTLLDELRFLTQRRLIPLQAAPGTLLPAIAKAYSVHPASPTASAPPAAAGRAGNGPHAPSAARASSQELVVNLSSSTPESEAAQADVVTESDNTLVRLINSIIDEAIAHRASDIHIETEPAPQNVRVRLRIDGDLVPYLELPARFRYAMVARIKIMATMDISEHRKPQDGKIDFSRFGGPPVELRVVTVPTSRGLEDVVLRLLAGAKPLPLDSIGLNPANLISMREVVQKSYGLVLVVGPTGCGKTTTLHSVISDINTAGRKIWTAEDPIEITQSGLRQVQVNPRIGWTFAAAMRTFLRADPDVIMIGEMRDEETARIAIEASLTGHLVLSTLHTNSAPESVARLLEIGLDPFNFSDSLLAILAQRLVRRLCTGCREPWMADEDTLQAMAAQYLESSSSNTHEARTVQVERWRSSFGNETGDITLWRHKGCSQCEQHGYRGRMGIHELMMSSEAIRQHIRHRASATEIRLTALAAGMLTLRQDGIEKVLQGLTDMSEVIAATNL; encoded by the coding sequence ATGCCCACACCGACTGCCAACGGCACGCCTTCGACCTTCTTCGAGCCCCGCGATAACGAGTCGCTGTGGAAACTGGTCACCACGCCCCACCCGCTGGTCGGCAAGGCCAGGCACCTGGGCGAAGCCTTGGTCAACGCCGAGATGGTGGCTCCAGCCACGCTGATGGCGGGGCTGCGGGCGCAGCAGGGGGAGCGCGAACAGGGCATTAAGCGCCTGATTGGCCAAATCCTGGTAGAGCAAGGCCACCTTTCGCAGGACCAGTTGCGCGAGGCTATTGCCTCGTGGCTGGGTGAATACGTGGTGCACCCCGAACACCTGCAGCCCGACGCCACCGCGCTGGCGCTGGTGCCGCGCGGCGTGGCCGAGCGCGAGTCGGTGCTACCGCTGCTGGCACGCGAGGATGCGCTGGTGGTGCTGATGGCCGATCCCTACGACCGCACGCTGCTCGATGAGCTGCGCTTTCTCACCCAGCGCCGCCTGATCCCGCTGCAGGCGGCCCCCGGCACCCTGCTGCCAGCCATTGCCAAGGCTTACAGCGTGCACCCGGCCAGCCCAACGGCCTCCGCTCCGCCTGCAGCCGCAGGTCGTGCAGGCAATGGCCCCCATGCCCCTTCTGCGGCGCGCGCCTCGTCGCAGGAACTGGTTGTCAACCTGAGCAGCAGCACGCCCGAAAGCGAAGCCGCCCAGGCCGATGTGGTGACCGAGTCCGACAACACCCTGGTGCGCCTGATCAACTCGATCATCGACGAGGCCATTGCCCACCGGGCGTCTGACATCCACATCGAGACCGAGCCTGCGCCGCAAAACGTGCGCGTGCGGCTGCGCATTGATGGCGACCTGGTGCCCTACCTGGAGCTGCCCGCGCGCTTTCGCTATGCCATGGTGGCGCGCATCAAGATCATGGCGACGATGGACATCTCCGAGCACCGCAAACCGCAGGACGGCAAGATCGACTTCTCGCGTTTTGGCGGTCCCCCCGTGGAGTTGCGCGTCGTCACCGTGCCCACCTCGCGCGGCCTCGAAGACGTGGTGCTGCGCCTGCTGGCCGGGGCCAAGCCGCTGCCGCTGGACAGCATTGGCCTCAATCCCGCCAACCTGATCTCCATGCGCGAAGTGGTGCAAAAGAGCTATGGCCTGGTGCTGGTGGTCGGCCCCACGGGCTGCGGCAAGACCACCACGCTGCATTCGGTGATCAGCGACATCAACACCGCCGGGCGCAAGATCTGGACGGCCGAGGACCCGATCGAAATCACCCAGAGCGGCCTGCGCCAGGTACAGGTCAACCCGCGCATAGGCTGGACTTTTGCCGCCGCCATGCGCACCTTTTTGCGCGCCGACCCCGATGTCATCATGATCGGCGAAATGCGCGATGAGGAAACCGCACGCATCGCCATCGAAGCCTCGCTCACGGGCCACCTGGTGCTCTCCACCCTGCACACCAATTCGGCGCCGGAAAGCGTCGCGCGGCTGCTGGAGATCGGACTGGATCCGTTCAACTTCTCCGACTCGCTGCTGGCCATCCTCGCCCAGCGCCTGGTGCGCCGCCTGTGCACCGGCTGCCGCGAGCCCTGGATGGCCGACGAAGACACCCTGCAGGCCATGGCTGCCCAGTACCTTGAAAGCAGCTCCTCCAACACCCACGAAGCCCGCACGGTGCAGGTGGAGCGCTGGCGCAGCAGCTTTGGCAACGAGACCGGCGATATCACGCTGTGGCGCCACAAAGGCTGCAGCCAGTGCGAACAGCACGGCTACCGTGGGCGCATGGGCATCCACGAGCTGATGATGAGCAGCGAAGCCATCCGCCAGCACATCCGCCACCGCGCCTCGGCCACCGAGATTCGCCTCACGGCCCTGGCGGCCGGCATGCTCACGCTGCGCCAGGACGGCATTGAAAAGGTGCTGCAAGGACTGACCGACATGTCCGAAGTGATCGCCGCCACCAATTTGTGA
- a CDS encoding response regulator: MTAPLPRILLIEPQFVLRRTIAMVARDLGMVDFHEASNVGRARTLLAGGPFAGLVLDLAEGAQAMALLDELRQGRFATARDARVVVLATDGKPVDAARLQALGVTCVLEKPVRISDLLSAIADTHAQQAPSPGALVE, translated from the coding sequence ATGACTGCACCGCTACCGCGAATCTTGCTGATCGAGCCGCAGTTTGTCTTGCGCCGCACCATTGCCATGGTCGCCCGTGATCTCGGCATGGTGGACTTCCATGAGGCCAGCAATGTGGGCCGTGCCCGGACGCTGCTGGCGGGCGGGCCCTTTGCGGGCCTGGTGCTCGATCTTGCGGAGGGGGCACAGGCGATGGCGTTGCTGGACGAGCTCAGGCAAGGCCGGTTCGCCACCGCCCGGGATGCCCGGGTGGTTGTGCTGGCGACCGATGGCAAGCCCGTCGATGCCGCGCGCCTGCAGGCCCTTGGAGTGACCTGTGTGCTGGAAAAGCCGGTGCGCATCAGCGATTTGCTCAGCGCCATTGCGGATACGCACGCACAGCAAGCCCCGTCTCCTGGTGCGCTGGTGGAGTGA